A genomic region of Campylobacter corcagiensis contains the following coding sequences:
- a CDS encoding helix-turn-helix transcriptional regulator, which translates to MPTQKTLKKTKEILNILKKSSTSEEKLCEIFSKDRRTIARYIKILKDDGINIRLENGIYKITGFEKDENSVIYEVIKNLSQNQGVEFFNKSKNLFDDFDKGYKNAFFIHAKDEVLNSDDLALFENLAKAIENKKMINFLYENFEFKVKPLKVAKFEGYWYLLCLDADKNDKFKKFHVKTIKNLSVSNESFKTSKEIETKLKNANSIWFDIDEESFVVELLVHNLVLKFIERIPLKTQKMISQKNDFTTIYLEISNEYEIVPFILRFIPFIRVISPNELNEKIKNLLSEYLKSI; encoded by the coding sequence ATGCCAACACAAAAAACTCTTAAAAAAACAAAAGAAATTTTAAATATTCTTAAAAAATCCTCAACTAGCGAAGAAAAGCTATGTGAAATTTTTAGTAAAGACAGAAGGACAATTGCAAGATATATAAAAATTTTAAAAGATGATGGCATAAATATAAGATTAGAAAATGGAATTTATAAGATAACTGGTTTTGAAAAAGATGAAAATAGCGTGATTTATGAAGTTATTAAAAATTTAAGCCAAAATCAAGGCGTTGAGTTTTTTAATAAAAGTAAAAATTTATTTGATGATTTTGATAAAGGGTATAAAAATGCCTTTTTTATCCACGCAAAAGATGAGGTTTTAAATAGTGATGATTTAGCTCTTTTTGAAAACTTAGCAAAAGCTATAGAAAATAAAAAAATGATAAATTTTTTATATGAAAATTTTGAGTTTAAAGTAAAGCCATTAAAAGTTGCTAAATTTGAAGGATATTGGTATTTACTCTGTTTGGACGCAGATAAAAATGATAAATTTAAAAAATTTCATGTAAAAACTATTAAAAATTTAAGCGTTTCAAATGAGAGTTTTAAAACCTCAAAAGAGATAGAAACAAAGCTAAAAAATGCAAATTCTATTTGGTTTGATATAGATGAGGAAAGCTTTGTGGTTGAGCTTTTAGTCCATAACTTGGTTTTAAAATTTATTGAAAGAATTCCACTTAAAACACAAAAAATGATCTCACAAAAAAATGATTTTACAACTATTTATTTAGAAATTTCAAATGAGTATGAGATAGTTCCTTTTATACTTAGGTTTATCCCATTTATCAGGGTTATCTCGCCAAATGAACTAAATGAAAAAATCAAAAATTTACTAAGCGAGTATCTAAAATCAATTTAA